In Gordonia iterans, the following proteins share a genomic window:
- a CDS encoding acyl-CoA dehydrogenase family protein has translation MFEWSEEDLMVRDAVRGFIDKEVRPHIDELESGQLPPYDITRKMLAAFGMDSMAAENLERELAAEEAGGNGADASAGEAKRGTSQSLANPMFMILNMEMAGVSLGLIGSMGVSMGLTVSTIRSRGTLAQKRRWLPGLVTMEKVGAWAITEPDSGSDALGGMKTTVRRDGDDYILRGNKTFITNGPYADTIVVFAKLDEGDGTPMRERKVLTFVLDSGMEGLTQGAPFKKMGMMSSPTGELFFDDVRLSRDRLLGETEDTGSDSRGGDGAKAGFTAERIGIAALSLGIINECLRLCVDYAKSRTLWGTEIAKFQLIQLKLAEMEVARMNVENMLFAAIDASRAGKPPSLARASAMKLYSSRAATEVAMEAVQLFGGNGYMAEYRVEQLARDAKSLMIYAGSNEIQVTHVAKGLLRD, from the coding sequence TTGTTCGAGTGGTCCGAAGAAGACCTGATGGTGCGCGATGCGGTGCGCGGATTCATCGACAAAGAAGTGCGTCCGCACATCGACGAGCTCGAATCCGGGCAGTTGCCGCCGTACGACATCACCCGGAAGATGCTCGCGGCGTTCGGCATGGACTCGATGGCCGCGGAGAACCTGGAGCGGGAACTGGCTGCCGAGGAGGCCGGCGGGAACGGCGCGGACGCGAGCGCCGGTGAAGCCAAGCGAGGAACGTCGCAGTCGCTCGCCAATCCCATGTTCATGATCCTGAACATGGAGATGGCCGGCGTGAGCCTCGGCCTGATCGGGTCGATGGGCGTCTCGATGGGCCTGACCGTGTCGACCATTCGCAGCCGCGGCACGCTCGCGCAGAAGCGCCGCTGGCTGCCGGGGCTCGTCACCATGGAGAAGGTCGGCGCGTGGGCGATCACCGAGCCCGACAGCGGCTCGGATGCGCTGGGCGGCATGAAGACCACGGTGCGGCGCGACGGCGACGACTACATCCTGCGCGGCAACAAGACGTTCATCACCAACGGCCCTTACGCGGACACCATCGTGGTGTTCGCCAAGCTCGACGAGGGTGACGGCACGCCGATGCGCGAGCGCAAAGTGCTCACCTTCGTCCTGGACTCCGGGATGGAGGGCCTGACCCAGGGGGCGCCCTTCAAGAAGATGGGCATGATGAGCTCGCCTACCGGCGAGCTGTTCTTCGACGACGTCCGGCTGTCGCGGGATCGCCTGCTCGGCGAGACCGAGGACACCGGCTCGGACTCCCGGGGCGGGGACGGCGCCAAGGCCGGCTTCACCGCCGAGCGCATCGGGATCGCGGCGCTGAGCCTGGGCATCATCAACGAGTGCCTGCGCCTGTGCGTCGACTATGCCAAGAGCCGCACCCTGTGGGGCACCGAGATCGCCAAGTTCCAGCTGATCCAGCTCAAGCTCGCCGAGATGGAGGTGGCCCGGATGAACGTGGAGAACATGCTGTTCGCCGCCATCGACGCGTCCCGGGCCGGCAAGCCGCCGAGCCTCGCGCGCGCCTCGGCGATGAAGCTGTACTCTTCGCGTGCGGCCACGGAGGTGGCGATGGAAGCGGTGCAGCTGTTCGGCGGGAACGGCTACATGGCCGAGTACCGCGTCGAGCAGCTCGCCCGGGACGCGAAGTCGCTGATGATCTATGCGGGCTCCAACGAGATCCAGGTGACCCACGTGGCGAAGGGGTTGCTCCGGGACTGA
- the putP gene encoding sodium/proline symporter PutP, translating into MSIASSIASSGQGWQYTALVLYFAAMIAIGLYAYRKTRNDLDGYMLADRGLKPWVAALSAGASDMSGWLLMGLPGALYVSGLVESWIFIGLTVGAWLNWTFVAPRLRSYTEVANDAITIPSFFGKRLHDKTNVVRIVCGVVILLFFTFYISSGMVASGKFAESAFGFDYVWGMLSVAGVTMLYTLFGGFLGASLTDVAQGLLVVVALLAVPIMGVIDLGGFDATLDGIRAVDPERLSMFAGGSALAIISACAWGLGYFGQPHIIVRFMALRSPGDVPVARRIGIGWMILCGIGAVGTALVGIAYFGQAGNPDLNDAETVFLVLSQLLFHPFIAGLVLAAVLAAIMSTVSSQLIVCSSALIEDLYKLVAARAGWRELAPIAYVRLGRLGVLVIAVIALIMALSPSNSILTLVAFAWAGFGAAFGPAIILSLYWRRLTTAGALAGIIAGAAVAYVWGQTSLNETMYEIIPGFLANFLVAVPVSLMTKRSDPDAIDAEFDQAVALARRKRGKEHRVLEPTA; encoded by the coding sequence ATGTCCATCGCGTCGTCCATCGCATCCAGCGGTCAGGGCTGGCAGTACACCGCCCTCGTCCTGTACTTCGCGGCGATGATCGCCATCGGCCTCTACGCGTATCGCAAGACCCGCAACGACCTGGACGGCTACATGCTCGCCGACCGCGGCCTCAAACCGTGGGTCGCCGCCCTCTCCGCGGGTGCTTCGGACATGTCCGGCTGGCTCCTCATGGGCCTGCCGGGCGCGCTGTACGTCAGCGGCCTGGTCGAGTCCTGGATCTTCATCGGCCTGACCGTCGGCGCGTGGCTGAACTGGACTTTCGTCGCGCCTCGCCTGCGGTCGTACACCGAGGTCGCCAACGACGCGATCACCATCCCGAGCTTCTTCGGCAAACGACTGCACGACAAGACCAACGTCGTCCGCATCGTATGCGGCGTCGTCATCCTGCTCTTCTTCACCTTCTACATCTCCAGCGGCATGGTCGCCTCGGGCAAGTTCGCCGAGTCCGCGTTCGGTTTCGACTACGTGTGGGGAATGCTGAGCGTCGCGGGCGTCACGATGCTCTACACGCTCTTCGGCGGCTTCCTCGGCGCGTCACTCACCGACGTCGCCCAGGGCCTCCTGGTGGTGGTCGCACTGCTCGCGGTCCCCATCATGGGCGTGATCGACCTCGGCGGCTTCGACGCCACCCTGGACGGCATCCGTGCGGTGGACCCGGAGCGGCTCAGCATGTTCGCCGGCGGCAGCGCCCTCGCGATCATCTCCGCGTGTGCCTGGGGCCTGGGATACTTCGGCCAGCCGCACATCATCGTGCGTTTCATGGCGCTGCGTTCACCGGGCGACGTCCCGGTGGCCCGCCGGATCGGCATCGGCTGGATGATCCTGTGCGGCATCGGCGCGGTCGGTACGGCGCTGGTCGGCATCGCCTACTTCGGTCAGGCGGGCAACCCCGATCTCAACGACGCCGAGACGGTGTTCCTGGTGCTCTCCCAGCTGCTGTTCCACCCGTTCATCGCCGGACTGGTCCTGGCGGCCGTGCTGGCGGCCATCATGTCGACGGTGTCCTCGCAGTTGATCGTGTGCTCGTCGGCCCTGATCGAGGACCTGTACAAGCTCGTCGCCGCCAGGGCCGGGTGGCGCGAACTGGCTCCGATCGCCTATGTGCGTCTCGGCCGCCTCGGCGTGCTCGTCATCGCGGTGATCGCCCTGATCATGGCGCTCTCCCCGTCCAACAGCATCCTCACACTCGTCGCCTTCGCCTGGGCCGGCTTCGGCGCGGCGTTCGGTCCGGCGATCATCCTGTCGCTCTACTGGCGTCGCCTGACCACCGCTGGCGCACTGGCCGGCATCATCGCCGGCGCCGCCGTCGCCTACGTCTGGGGCCAGACCTCGCTGAACGAGACGATGTACGAGATCATCCCCGGTTTCCTCGCGAACTTCCTGGTCGCCGTCCCGGTCAGCCTGATGACCAAGCGCAGCGACCCGGACGCGATCGATGCCGAGTTCGACCAGGCCGTCGCCCTCGCTCGGCGCAAGCGCGGCAAGGAGCACCGCGTCCTGGAGCCCACCGCCTGA
- a CDS encoding PucR family transcriptional regulator, producing MTTGGGVPLSDLVAALDSGVDDVALSGDPLIASVAMADCDDVAAGVGLPDVDLLLLVGVDDGVFARRPLPDDHGPRAVVTRSAALARAAADARLGAISIASGIRWDRVLAVVQDRLDRAREKWAAGASSADLDLTGLVSVIAEGTGGLVSIEDPTSARVLAYSPSRGEADPLRVQTILGRGGPPEYLDRLRRWGVFEAIARGGEVVDVPDHPEHAWRRRLVIGVHGPGGRHLGSIWVQEGDGPLRPDAADTLRGAAVVAARILTRTLEAPSTEAQLLQRVFGEHGGIDQASAGAYLGISPVAETALVGLAVDGAAGRERDALAALGGAIRLQASAFAASAVTAVIGARAYLLIPETDSGRLAAWVHSLVGRFDESPAALAGRLRAAIVSPVDGLEAVPAARAECDRVLAATSGAAPRVTTLAQSRTAVLLREMLDRLSGVPELVDPRLTRLRAYDEQHRSDLAGSLRAWIDAHGNVRDAAGALGVHTNTLRYRIERAQAVSGLQLDDPDDRLLLALTLRLDR from the coding sequence GTGACGACGGGAGGCGGCGTACCGCTCAGCGACCTGGTCGCCGCCCTCGACTCGGGCGTCGACGACGTTGCGCTGTCTGGCGATCCGCTGATCGCGTCCGTCGCGATGGCCGACTGCGACGACGTCGCCGCGGGCGTCGGACTGCCGGATGTGGATCTGCTTCTCCTGGTCGGCGTCGACGACGGGGTGTTCGCCCGCCGGCCGCTGCCCGACGACCACGGTCCACGGGCGGTGGTGACCCGCTCGGCGGCGCTTGCTCGGGCGGCCGCCGACGCGAGACTGGGCGCGATCTCGATCGCGTCCGGAATCCGCTGGGACCGGGTGCTGGCGGTGGTTCAGGACCGGCTGGACCGGGCCCGGGAAAAGTGGGCGGCCGGAGCCTCGTCGGCGGATCTGGACCTGACCGGGCTGGTCTCGGTCATCGCCGAAGGTACCGGCGGGCTGGTCTCGATCGAGGACCCGACCAGCGCTCGGGTCCTCGCGTACTCGCCGTCACGGGGGGAAGCCGATCCGCTCCGCGTGCAGACGATCCTCGGACGGGGAGGGCCGCCGGAGTACCTCGACCGGCTCCGGCGCTGGGGCGTCTTCGAGGCCATCGCGCGCGGCGGTGAAGTGGTCGACGTACCCGACCATCCTGAACACGCGTGGCGCCGCCGCCTGGTGATCGGGGTGCACGGTCCCGGGGGACGTCATCTCGGGTCGATCTGGGTGCAGGAGGGCGACGGCCCGCTGCGGCCGGATGCAGCGGACACGCTGCGCGGCGCCGCCGTGGTGGCCGCCCGGATCCTCACCCGAACCTTGGAGGCGCCTTCCACCGAGGCGCAGCTGCTGCAGCGTGTGTTCGGGGAACACGGCGGGATCGACCAGGCATCGGCGGGCGCGTACCTCGGAATCTCGCCGGTGGCCGAGACCGCGCTGGTCGGCCTGGCCGTCGACGGCGCGGCCGGGCGCGAACGCGACGCCCTGGCGGCTCTCGGGGGTGCGATTCGGCTGCAGGCCAGCGCGTTCGCGGCGAGCGCGGTGACCGCGGTGATCGGCGCCCGAGCCTATCTGCTGATCCCGGAGACCGACTCGGGGCGGCTCGCCGCGTGGGTCCATTCGCTCGTCGGACGGTTCGACGAATCGCCGGCGGCGCTCGCCGGCCGCCTGCGCGCCGCGATCGTCAGCCCGGTGGACGGTCTGGAAGCGGTTCCAGCCGCTCGTGCCGAATGCGACCGCGTGCTGGCCGCGACGTCCGGCGCCGCCCCGCGCGTGACCACGCTCGCTCAGTCGCGCACCGCGGTGCTGCTCCGCGAGATGCTCGACCGCCTGTCCGGGGTGCCCGAGCTCGTCGATCCACGTCTGACACGCCTGCGGGCCTACGACGAGCAGCATCGGTCGGACCTGGCCGGCTCGCTCCGGGCCTGGATCGATGCGCACGGGAACGTCCGGGACGCCGCGGGGGCGCTGGGCGTGCACACGAACACCCTCCGCTACCGGATCGAGCGCGCGCAGGCCGTCTCCGGGCTGCAGCTCGACGACCCGGACGACCGACTGCTGCTGGCCCTGACTCTGCGGCTCGACCGCTGA
- a CDS encoding flavin-containing monooxygenase — MTSNSSTSPRTEILDVLIIGAGISGIGAAHYLTTEHPDKTFEILESRHAIGGTWDLFKYPGLRSDSDLHTFGFGFKPWMDNQAIADADRILEYLNEAVADDDLTGKIRFHRRAIGADWNSVDQAWHVAVADTEKGDDAPTELVKARWIFAGTGYYNYDEGFTPDFPGTERFAGQIVHPQHWPEDLDYTGKKVVVIGSGATAVTLIPSMTDDAEHVTMLQRTPTYVIPLPREDAIANVMKKVLGPNLGYKLSREKNILQQRFVYEAAQRFPRPVKAIIRGTNRAMLGKDFPLDPHFKPPYNPWDQRLCVVPDGDMFSALRRGDASIVTDRIKTFTEKGILLESGQELEADIIVTATGLNLQMFGGMSLALDGEPVDLADTVAYRGVMLSGLPNFAFAIGYTNSSWTLKVDMLCQYWCRVLQHMDARGYSSVRAVPNPGMETRPLLDFGAGYVQRALARLPKQGTVKPWTMSMSVYADRSQLNRGPVDDQFLVYERNVPAVAEAPERTAV; from the coding sequence ATGACCAGCAACTCGTCCACGTCGCCCCGGACCGAGATCCTCGACGTCCTGATCATCGGCGCCGGAATCTCCGGCATCGGCGCCGCGCACTACCTGACCACCGAACATCCGGACAAGACCTTCGAGATCCTCGAGTCGAGGCATGCGATCGGCGGCACCTGGGACCTGTTCAAATACCCGGGCCTCCGCTCGGACTCGGACCTGCACACCTTCGGCTTCGGCTTCAAGCCGTGGATGGACAACCAGGCGATCGCCGACGCCGACCGGATTCTGGAGTACCTGAACGAGGCCGTCGCCGACGACGATCTCACCGGCAAGATCCGGTTCCACCGACGCGCGATCGGCGCCGACTGGAACTCCGTCGACCAGGCCTGGCACGTCGCCGTCGCCGACACCGAGAAGGGCGACGACGCCCCCACCGAACTGGTCAAGGCGCGCTGGATCTTCGCCGGCACCGGGTACTACAACTACGACGAGGGCTTCACCCCAGACTTCCCCGGCACCGAGCGCTTCGCCGGACAGATCGTGCACCCGCAGCACTGGCCTGAGGACCTGGACTACACGGGCAAGAAGGTCGTCGTGATCGGGTCCGGGGCCACCGCCGTCACGCTCATCCCGTCGATGACCGACGACGCCGAGCACGTCACCATGCTCCAGCGCACCCCGACCTATGTGATCCCGCTGCCCCGCGAGGACGCGATCGCCAACGTCATGAAGAAGGTGCTCGGTCCCAACCTCGGCTACAAGCTGTCCCGTGAGAAGAACATCCTGCAGCAGCGCTTCGTGTACGAAGCCGCACAGCGCTTCCCGCGGCCGGTCAAGGCGATCATCCGCGGAACCAATCGCGCGATGCTCGGCAAGGACTTCCCGCTGGACCCGCACTTCAAGCCGCCGTACAACCCGTGGGACCAGCGTCTGTGCGTGGTGCCCGACGGCGACATGTTCTCCGCGCTCCGGCGGGGCGACGCCTCGATCGTCACCGACCGGATCAAGACCTTCACCGAGAAGGGCATCCTGCTCGAGAGCGGTCAGGAGTTGGAGGCCGACATCATCGTGACCGCCACCGGACTGAATCTGCAGATGTTCGGCGGAATGAGCCTCGCGCTCGACGGCGAACCGGTGGACCTGGCCGACACCGTCGCCTACCGCGGCGTGATGCTCTCGGGTCTGCCCAACTTCGCGTTCGCGATCGGCTACACCAACTCGTCGTGGACGCTCAAGGTGGACATGCTGTGCCAGTACTGGTGCCGGGTCTTGCAGCACATGGACGCGCGCGGCTACAGCAGCGTGCGCGCCGTCCCGAACCCGGGCATGGAGACGCGCCCGCTGCTCGACTTCGGCGCCGGCTACGTCCAGCGGGCCCTGGCCCGGCTGCCCAAGCAGGGCACCGTGAAGCCGTGGACCATGTCGATGAGCGTCTACGCCGATCGCAGTCAGCTCAACCGGGGGCCGGTCGACGACCAGTTCCTGGTTTACGAGCGCAACGTGCCGGCCGTGGCCGAAGCGCCGGAGCGTACCGCGGTCTGA
- a CDS encoding PucR family transcriptional regulator, with product MRGEPVDPAVAELIRAGVRVVLAAPPEWVRALDESVLEGTGMNVIAEDPELLEIALATTAANIDHWAAANLAAPGERVSVRAHDDMADFVRDLVRRGLDASTLDSFRTSQNVAWQLWMQVCFTLTDDRDLLRQLLEVTSTSIATYIDDTVRSLAEMIDVARAELAGDTHAQRRAAVALLLEGAPISDARAHAQLGYRLDGPQLAAVISGGARVSAERLESACEAIMQTSGITRRLVVLAGASQLWVWFPAPRVDVADAVRDHGDVWIALGSPGEGREGFRRSHFQALTAHRILQRARADRRAARYDEVRMIDALSDDEKVGDFVAATLGDLLTADPEVAECLRVWFAQRCNASATAERLYTHRNTVVRRLARAEELLPVPLGENAIAVATALEARHWLGVPETPAASGQTTG from the coding sequence ATGCGTGGTGAACCGGTAGATCCCGCGGTGGCCGAACTCATTCGGGCCGGCGTGCGAGTGGTGCTGGCGGCCCCTCCCGAATGGGTGCGGGCGCTCGACGAGAGCGTCCTGGAGGGGACCGGGATGAACGTCATCGCCGAGGATCCCGAACTCCTCGAGATCGCGCTGGCCACCACCGCCGCGAACATCGACCACTGGGCAGCCGCCAATCTGGCCGCCCCGGGCGAACGCGTGAGCGTGCGGGCGCACGACGACATGGCCGACTTCGTCCGCGACCTGGTGCGCCGCGGACTCGATGCCTCCACCCTGGACTCGTTCCGCACCTCTCAGAACGTCGCTTGGCAACTGTGGATGCAGGTCTGCTTCACGTTGACCGACGACCGCGATCTGCTCCGGCAGTTGCTCGAGGTCACCTCCACGTCGATCGCGACCTACATCGACGACACCGTGCGGTCGCTGGCGGAGATGATCGACGTCGCCCGGGCGGAGCTGGCCGGCGACACGCACGCGCAGCGGCGGGCCGCCGTCGCGCTGCTGTTGGAGGGAGCTCCCATCTCGGATGCGCGCGCGCACGCGCAGCTCGGCTACCGGCTCGACGGTCCGCAGCTGGCCGCGGTGATCTCGGGCGGTGCGCGAGTGTCGGCCGAACGACTGGAGTCCGCGTGCGAGGCGATCATGCAGACCTCGGGGATCACTCGGCGCTTGGTGGTGCTCGCCGGAGCCTCGCAGCTGTGGGTGTGGTTTCCGGCCCCGAGAGTGGACGTGGCCGACGCGGTCCGCGATCACGGTGACGTGTGGATCGCACTGGGCTCGCCGGGGGAGGGTCGGGAGGGGTTCCGCCGCAGCCACTTCCAGGCGCTCACCGCGCATCGGATCCTCCAGCGCGCCCGGGCCGACCGGAGGGCCGCTCGGTACGACGAGGTGCGCATGATCGACGCACTGTCCGACGACGAGAAGGTCGGCGACTTCGTCGCCGCCACTCTCGGCGACCTGCTGACGGCCGATCCCGAGGTGGCCGAGTGTCTCCGGGTCTGGTTCGCCCAACGCTGCAACGCGAGTGCGACCGCCGAACGCCTCTACACGCACCGGAACACCGTGGTGCGCCGATTGGCGCGCGCCGAAGAGTTGCTGCCGGTGCCGTTGGGAGAGAACGCGATCGCCGTCGCGACGGCGCTCGAGGCCCGTCATTGGCTGGGCGTGCCGGAGACGCCGGCCGCGAGTGGTCAGACCACCGGCTGA
- a CDS encoding short-chain fatty acyl-CoA regulator family protein: MAKTYVGARLRRLREDLGISQAALARRLDLSTSYVNQLENDSRPITVPVLLKLTSEFDLAPDFFSADGDARLTADLADVLLEHGEGALSQAEVTELVARMPGVGRTLVSLHRRLAAATGEVESYRGRLTGAPHDEDAAAGTPFEQVRDYFYDRRNHIAELDTAAEELFAAAGLRIGGLDLQLARVLESEYGIDVRYVGPAPGSPVDTVPKRRYDPATATLTIARRLTPGQRAFQLATQLALLSQRALIDRLLDDAAGPSTELTTGPSTRLRTGPSTRLRTGELDAGSLPVARTGLANYFAGALVLPYMQFATAARDVRYDIDLLSRNFEVGFETVCHRLSTLQRPGDRGIPFIFVRVDKAGNISKRQSATAFHFSRVGGSCPLWVVHDAFSMPGRIHTQVSEMPDGRTYFWLARTTDPARQGHLSTPSNFAVGLGCDLSHADELVYATGVDLRDSRTVVPIGAGCKVCPRPACPQRAFPLLGRPIRHDETVSAAVPYQPVV; this comes from the coding sequence ATGGCGAAGACCTACGTGGGCGCCCGACTGCGCCGGCTGCGCGAGGACCTCGGCATCTCGCAGGCCGCCCTCGCCCGCCGGCTGGACCTCTCGACCAGCTACGTCAACCAACTGGAGAACGACTCCCGCCCGATCACCGTTCCAGTGCTGTTGAAGCTCACCAGCGAGTTCGATCTGGCACCCGACTTCTTCTCGGCCGACGGCGATGCCCGGCTCACCGCCGATCTCGCCGACGTGCTGCTGGAGCACGGCGAGGGCGCCCTGTCCCAGGCGGAGGTGACCGAGCTGGTCGCCCGTATGCCGGGCGTGGGACGGACCCTGGTGAGTCTGCACCGCCGGCTGGCCGCCGCGACCGGCGAGGTGGAGAGCTACCGCGGTCGCCTCACCGGCGCCCCGCACGACGAGGACGCCGCTGCAGGCACACCCTTCGAGCAGGTTCGCGACTACTTCTACGACCGCCGGAACCACATCGCCGAACTCGACACGGCCGCCGAGGAACTCTTCGCCGCGGCCGGCTTGCGGATCGGCGGCCTCGACCTGCAACTCGCCCGGGTCCTCGAGTCGGAATACGGGATCGACGTCCGCTACGTCGGCCCCGCGCCGGGCAGCCCGGTCGACACCGTCCCCAAGCGCCGCTACGACCCGGCGACGGCGACGCTGACCATCGCGCGCCGGCTGACGCCCGGCCAGCGCGCCTTTCAGCTCGCCACCCAGCTGGCGCTGCTGAGCCAGCGCGCACTGATCGACCGGCTGCTCGACGACGCCGCAGGCCCTTCGACGGAGCTCACGACAGGCCCTTCGACGAGGCTCAGGACAGGCCCTTCGACGAGGCTCAGGACAGGCGAGCTGGACGCGGGATCGCTCCCCGTCGCCCGGACCGGACTGGCGAACTACTTCGCGGGCGCCCTGGTCCTGCCGTACATGCAGTTCGCGACGGCGGCACGGGACGTCCGCTACGACATCGACCTGCTCAGCCGGAACTTCGAGGTGGGCTTCGAGACCGTATGCCACCGGCTCTCGACGCTGCAGCGCCCCGGCGATCGCGGCATCCCGTTCATCTTCGTTCGCGTCGACAAGGCCGGCAACATCTCGAAACGTCAATCCGCCACCGCCTTCCACTTCTCCCGTGTCGGCGGCAGCTGCCCGCTGTGGGTGGTGCACGACGCCTTCTCCATGCCGGGGCGCATCCACACCCAGGTGTCCGAGATGCCTGACGGCCGCACGTATTTCTGGCTCGCCCGGACCACCGATCCGGCTCGACAGGGGCACCTCTCCACGCCGTCGAACTTCGCCGTCGGACTCGGCTGCGACCTCTCGCATGCCGACGAGCTCGTGTACGCGACGGGCGTGGACCTTCGCGATTCGCGCACCGTGGTCCCGATCGGCGCCGGCTGCAAGGTGTGTCCGCGTCCAGCCTGCCCGCAGCGTGCGTTCCCCCTGCTCGGGCGGCCGATCCGGCACGACGAGACCGTCAGCGCGGCGGTTCCCTATCAGCCGGTGGTCTGA
- a CDS encoding MmgE/PrpD family protein has translation MINHEVFTRRSSEHFPKEEHLAYKIAQIAVDPVEVPDETAEMIVNRILDNAAVSAASVARRPVTSARRQAQARPLAGGSGVFGIDGEYAPEWAAWANGVAVRELDFHDTFLAAEYSHPGDNIPALVAVGQRVGASGRDLIRGLATAYEVQVDLVKGICLHEHKIDHVAHLGPSVAAGLGTMLGLEIDTIYQAVGQALHLTTATRQSRKGEISSWKAYAPAHAGKIAVEAVDRAMRGEGAPSPIWEGEDGVIAWMLGGPEAHYTVPLPGPGEPKRGILDTYTKEHSAEYQSQAPIDLARRMRERVGDTSQVESIVLHTSHHTHYVIGTGSGDPQKFDPNASRETLDHSVMYIFAVALQDGDWDHERSYAPERAARPDTVELWKKISTVEDPEWTRRYHSTDPNEKAFGARAVITLRNGEVITDELAVADAHPLGARPFAREQYLAKFARMAGGAGSTSTPLSMNSASGPGVDGVVDPVEQERFTAAAIDLADLPAGGLGALNVRVRREVLESAPATGEGIL, from the coding sequence ATGATCAATCACGAGGTATTCACGCGCCGCAGCTCCGAGCACTTCCCGAAGGAAGAGCACCTGGCGTACAAGATCGCCCAGATCGCCGTCGATCCGGTTGAGGTCCCGGACGAGACCGCCGAGATGATCGTCAACCGGATTCTCGACAACGCCGCGGTGAGCGCCGCCTCCGTCGCCCGCCGGCCGGTCACCAGCGCTCGTCGTCAGGCACAGGCCCGCCCGCTGGCCGGCGGTTCCGGAGTCTTCGGCATCGACGGCGAGTACGCGCCGGAGTGGGCCGCCTGGGCCAACGGGGTGGCCGTGCGCGAGCTCGACTTCCACGACACCTTCCTGGCCGCCGAGTACAGCCACCCGGGCGACAACATCCCGGCGCTGGTCGCCGTCGGACAGCGCGTCGGGGCCAGCGGCCGCGATCTGATCCGCGGCCTGGCCACCGCCTACGAGGTCCAGGTGGACTTGGTGAAGGGCATCTGCCTGCACGAGCACAAGATCGACCATGTCGCCCACCTCGGCCCGTCGGTCGCCGCGGGGCTGGGCACCATGCTCGGCCTGGAGATCGACACCATCTATCAGGCCGTCGGTCAGGCACTGCACCTCACCACCGCCACCCGGCAGTCGCGCAAGGGGGAGATCTCCAGCTGGAAGGCGTACGCCCCGGCGCACGCCGGCAAGATCGCGGTGGAGGCCGTCGACCGGGCCATGCGGGGCGAAGGGGCGCCGTCGCCGATCTGGGAGGGCGAGGACGGGGTGATCGCGTGGATGCTCGGCGGCCCGGAGGCGCACTACACGGTGCCGCTGCCGGGGCCGGGCGAGCCCAAGCGCGGGATTCTGGACACCTACACCAAGGAGCACTCGGCCGAATATCAGAGCCAGGCGCCGATCGACCTGGCCCGCCGGATGCGCGAGCGGGTCGGCGACACCTCGCAGGTCGAGTCGATCGTGCTGCACACCAGCCACCACACGCACTACGTGATCGGCACCGGTTCGGGTGACCCGCAGAAGTTCGATCCGAACGCCAGCCGCGAGACGCTGGACCACTCGGTGATGTACATCTTCGCCGTCGCGCTGCAGGACGGCGACTGGGACCACGAGCGCTCGTACGCGCCCGAGCGCGCCGCGCGCCCGGACACCGTCGAATTGTGGAAGAAGATCTCGACCGTCGAGGACCCGGAGTGGACGCGCCGCTACCACTCGACCGATCCGAACGAGAAGGCCTTCGGCGCCCGTGCCGTGATCACCTTGCGCAACGGCGAGGTGATCACCGACGAACTCGCCGTCGCCGACGCCCACCCGCTCGGTGCGCGCCCGTTCGCCCGCGAGCAGTACCTGGCGAAGTTCGCGCGGATGGCCGGCGGCGCCGGGAGCACTTCGACTCCGCTCAGCATGAACTCCGCGAGCGGGCCGGGTGTGGACGGTGTGGTCGACCCGGTCGAGCAGGAGCGCTTCACGGCTGCCGCCATCGATCTGGCCGACCTCCCGGCCGGCGGCCTGGGCGCGCTGAATGTGCGAGTGCGACGCGAGGTCCTGGAGTCGGCGCCGGCGACCGGCGAGGGAATCCTCTGA